In Streptomyces sp. NBC_00433, a single genomic region encodes these proteins:
- a CDS encoding TetR/AcrR family transcriptional regulator, which produces MCPFSPGKRTGRPRSADADRAILTATRSALAEQGWGRLTLGDVAARAGVAKTTLYRRWAGKNELVVDAVAALFEEQLELPDLGSLEADIQGVVLRFAELLNRPETRTALMAVIAEAAHDDALRLRIREAIVDRQKHLVVLGRKRAQARGEIPPEDSAAGPARDNLIFDVVAGAVVHRVMVSSEPVDEEWAGRLAVLLVVGLAGLHTAQDL; this is translated from the coding sequence ATGTGCCCGTTCTCCCCTGGCAAACGCACCGGCCGCCCGCGAAGTGCCGACGCGGACCGAGCGATCCTGACGGCCACCAGGAGCGCGCTGGCGGAGCAGGGCTGGGGCAGGCTCACCCTCGGCGACGTCGCGGCCCGCGCGGGGGTCGCCAAGACCACCCTCTACCGGCGCTGGGCGGGCAAGAACGAGCTGGTGGTGGACGCGGTTGCCGCACTCTTCGAGGAGCAGCTCGAACTGCCCGACCTGGGCAGCCTTGAGGCCGACATCCAGGGCGTGGTGCTGCGCTTCGCCGAGCTGCTCAACCGCCCGGAGACCAGGACCGCGCTGATGGCGGTGATCGCCGAGGCGGCGCACGACGACGCGCTGCGGCTGCGGATCCGCGAGGCGATCGTGGACCGGCAGAAGCACCTGGTGGTGCTGGGCAGGAAGCGCGCGCAGGCGCGCGGCGAGATCCCGCCCGAGGACAGCGCGGCCGGACCCGCGCGGGACAATTTGATCTTCGACGTGGTCGCCGGCGCCGTGGTCCACCGGGTCATGGTCAGCTCCGAGCCGGTCGACGAGGAGTGGGCGGGCCGGCTCGCCGTGCTCCTCGTCGTCGGTCTGGCCGGTCTGCACACCGCTCAGGACCTGTGA
- a CDS encoding hydrogenase expression protein HypF — protein sequence MLGDEAQPAGSEGQGSTTRPGPRHAAPRKSLFTKLHMPAGKAVALAAMPTAVLMGMGFTPHLAQADPLPKSPFKPGPCVTQSDTPTPSATGKTTGKTTDKAESGGKAGKPKPDPTTSPSATPKPSSSPAASKPSTSPSPADTGKPVTQSQPRTEPSAGPSPTKSTNPLDPLGLGDLLGGLLGASGGSSTPSAAPTTQAPSPAPTTTTAPPADPVKSTVDGVGKTVQDTVKGTTDAAKGTVKDTAKTATDGVRKAVKSVKDAAATPPASPTSADGRQSYPCPTTDAQALADAETEQGIPLLPDSPWTLKSSLLTLYGLKYEGIVQVKTYSGTVKDVLKFTATGVDIGDLHQIVDGPKGTKTHVTARSGSTSTIRNGTVTMYTESLSGNLLGAVPITFTPKFPPPLTIPVLFFTDVTVIQAGQFGGDLTVPGMKVLPGRSS from the coding sequence GTGCTGGGTGACGAAGCTCAGCCGGCCGGGAGCGAAGGGCAGGGCAGCACGACGAGGCCAGGACCGCGGCACGCGGCCCCGCGCAAGTCGCTGTTCACCAAGCTGCACATGCCCGCGGGCAAGGCGGTGGCACTCGCCGCCATGCCGACCGCGGTGCTGATGGGCATGGGCTTCACCCCGCACCTGGCGCAGGCCGACCCGCTGCCCAAGAGCCCGTTCAAGCCGGGCCCCTGCGTCACGCAGTCCGACACGCCGACGCCGTCCGCGACGGGCAAGACCACCGGCAAGACCACGGACAAGGCCGAGAGCGGCGGCAAGGCCGGCAAGCCGAAGCCCGACCCGACGACCAGCCCCAGCGCCACGCCGAAGCCGTCGAGCAGCCCCGCCGCGTCCAAGCCGTCGACCTCGCCGAGCCCGGCCGACACCGGCAAGCCGGTCACCCAGTCGCAGCCCCGGACCGAGCCGAGCGCCGGCCCGAGCCCCACCAAGTCCACCAACCCGCTGGACCCGCTGGGCCTCGGCGACCTGCTGGGCGGCCTGCTGGGCGCCTCGGGCGGCTCCTCGACGCCCAGCGCGGCGCCGACGACCCAGGCGCCCTCGCCCGCCCCGACGACCACCACCGCGCCGCCCGCCGACCCGGTGAAGTCCACGGTCGACGGCGTCGGCAAGACGGTCCAGGACACGGTCAAGGGCACCACGGACGCGGCGAAGGGCACGGTCAAGGACACCGCCAAGACCGCGACGGACGGCGTGCGGAAGGCCGTCAAGAGCGTCAAGGACGCCGCCGCCACACCCCCGGCGTCCCCGACCTCCGCAGACGGCCGGCAGTCCTACCCCTGCCCGACCACCGACGCGCAGGCGCTCGCGGACGCCGAGACCGAGCAGGGCATACCCCTGCTGCCCGACAGCCCGTGGACACTGAAGAGCTCGCTGCTGACCCTCTACGGCCTGAAGTACGAGGGCATCGTGCAGGTGAAGACCTACAGCGGCACGGTCAAGGACGTACTGAAGTTCACCGCCACCGGCGTGGACATCGGCGACCTCCACCAGATCGTGGACGGCCCGAAGGGCACCAAGACCCACGTCACCGCCCGCTCCGGCTCCACCTCCACCATCCGCAACGGCACGGTGACGATGTACACCGAGTCGCTCAGCGGCAACCTGCTCGGCGCGGTGCCGATCACCTTCACCCCGAAATTCCCCCCGCCGCTGACCATCCCGGTCCTCTTCTTCACGGACGTCACGGTCATCCAGGCCGGGCAGTTCGGCGGCGACCTGACGGTCCCCGGTATGAAGGTCCTCCCGGGCCGGTCCTCCTGA
- a CDS encoding 6-phosphofructokinase, with the protein MRIGVLTAGGDCPGLNAVIRSVVHRALTGHTDEVIGFEDGFVGLLEGRFRPLDLNSVSGILARGGTVLGSARLERGRLREAAAKADALCARYGLDVLIPIGGEGTLTAARMLSDAGMPVVGVPKTIDNDINGTDRTFGFDTAVTVATEAIDRLKTTAESHQRVMVVEVMGRHAGWIALEAGMAGGAHGICVPERPFDPADLVDLVTERFARGKKFAVVCVAEGAHPAKDTMDYGVGDIDKFGHERFQGIGTTLARELEIRLGKEARPVILGHVQRGGVPTAYDRVLATRFGWHAVEAAHKGAFGHMTALHGTRIDMVPLADAITYLKTVPDDRMEEAESVF; encoded by the coding sequence ATGCGTATCGGAGTCCTCACCGCCGGCGGCGACTGCCCCGGCCTCAACGCCGTCATCCGGTCGGTCGTGCACCGCGCGCTGACCGGGCACACGGACGAGGTCATCGGCTTCGAGGACGGTTTCGTCGGCCTGCTGGAGGGCCGCTTCCGCCCGCTCGACCTCAACTCCGTCAGCGGCATCCTGGCCCGCGGCGGCACCGTGCTCGGCTCGGCCCGGCTGGAGCGCGGCCGGCTGCGGGAGGCCGCGGCGAAGGCCGACGCCCTGTGCGCGCGCTACGGCCTGGACGTCCTCATCCCGATCGGCGGCGAGGGCACCCTGACCGCCGCCCGGATGCTGTCCGACGCCGGGATGCCGGTCGTCGGGGTGCCCAAGACCATCGACAACGACATCAACGGCACCGACCGCACCTTCGGCTTCGACACCGCGGTCACCGTCGCGACCGAGGCGATCGACCGGCTCAAGACCACCGCGGAGTCCCACCAGCGGGTCATGGTCGTGGAGGTGATGGGCCGGCACGCCGGCTGGATCGCCCTGGAGGCCGGCATGGCGGGCGGCGCGCACGGCATCTGCGTCCCCGAGCGCCCCTTCGACCCCGCCGACCTGGTCGACCTGGTCACCGAGCGCTTCGCCCGCGGCAAGAAATTCGCCGTCGTCTGCGTCGCCGAGGGCGCCCATCCGGCGAAGGACACCATGGACTACGGCGTCGGCGACATCGACAAGTTCGGCCACGAGCGCTTCCAGGGCATCGGCACCACGCTGGCCCGCGAGCTGGAGATCCGGCTCGGCAAGGAGGCCCGCCCGGTCATCCTCGGCCACGTGCAGCGCGGCGGCGTCCCCACCGCCTACGACCGGGTGCTGGCCACCCGCTTCGGCTGGCACGCCGTCGAGGCCGCCCACAAGGGCGCCTTCGGCCACATGACGGCCCTGCACGGCACCCGTATCGACATGGTCCCGCTGGCGGACGCGATCACGTACCTCAAGACGGTCCCCGACGACCGCATGGAGGAGGCCGAGTCGGTCTTCTGA
- a CDS encoding 2-hydroxyacid dehydrogenase produces the protein MDVLATGVQRDERPLLEAAFAGRHEIRCLETTLSADTLPLAAGYEAVSTSVNAVLDAPVLEALVRGGTRLISQRSTGYNNIDLAHAERLGMTVARVSAYSPYAVAEFAWTLALALNRRIVRAASRTRDFDFRLDGLLGRDFHDRTVGVIGTGRIGTAFTAIARGFGMRLLGWDITPNPECEELGMQYVELDRLFREADLLTLHVPLAPSTHHLVGARRLADMKDDAILINTSRGALIDSAALVETLREGRLGGVGLDVYEEEAGVFFYDKSLEVMTDDVLARLLTFTNVLISSHQAYYTVDAVEEIVAATLRNVDDYVAGRITASTLIPRP, from the coding sequence ATGGACGTCCTGGCCACCGGAGTGCAGCGTGACGAGCGGCCGCTGCTGGAGGCCGCGTTCGCCGGGCGGCACGAGATCCGCTGCCTGGAGACCACCCTCAGCGCCGACACGCTGCCGCTGGCCGCCGGCTACGAGGCGGTCTCCACCAGCGTCAACGCCGTGCTGGACGCGCCGGTCCTGGAGGCACTGGTGAGGGGCGGCACCCGGCTGATCAGCCAGCGCTCCACCGGCTACAACAACATCGACCTGGCCCATGCCGAGCGGCTCGGCATGACCGTCGCCCGGGTCTCCGCCTACTCCCCGTACGCGGTCGCCGAATTCGCCTGGACACTGGCACTGGCGCTGAACCGGCGGATCGTCAGGGCTGCGAGCCGCACCCGCGACTTCGACTTCCGGCTCGACGGGCTGCTCGGCAGGGACTTCCACGACCGCACGGTCGGTGTCATCGGCACCGGCAGGATCGGCACCGCCTTCACCGCCATCGCCCGCGGCTTCGGCATGCGGCTGCTCGGCTGGGACATCACCCCGAATCCGGAGTGCGAAGAGCTGGGCATGCAGTACGTGGAGCTGGACAGGCTCTTCCGGGAGGCGGACCTGCTCACCCTGCACGTGCCGCTCGCGCCGTCCACCCACCACCTGGTCGGCGCCCGGCGGCTGGCCGACATGAAGGACGACGCGATCCTGATCAACACCAGCCGCGGCGCCCTGATCGACTCCGCCGCCCTGGTCGAGACGCTGCGCGAGGGCCGGCTCGGCGGGGTGGGCCTCGACGTCTACGAGGAGGAGGCCGGGGTCTTCTTCTACGACAAGTCGCTGGAGGTGATGACGGACGACGTGCTGGCCAGGCTGCTGACCTTCACGAACGTGCTGATCAGCTCCCACCAGGCCTACTACACGGTGGACGCCGTCGAGGAGATCGTCGCGGCGACGCTGCGCAATGTGGACGACTACGTGGCCGGCCGGATCACCGCGAGCACCCTGATCCCGCGCCCCTGA
- a CDS encoding DUF6114 domain-containing protein, giving the protein MSAESTGLSAHLRRGRIAFRHWRWQRPFWAGLLTLLSGIPIGYLPYNNVTFGQLAIRVGTTAGAGALIIGVLLVVLGLTMWFQSAVRVFAGVASILLGLVSLPMTNLGGIGGFLLAIVGGGMAVSWAPGTPAPDVPGQKAELPDGSPRPEGGAVDPGWPAPTGPAADADPFTQPEPVHAGARADEETTEENGRHRAG; this is encoded by the coding sequence ATGAGCGCCGAGTCGACAGGGCTGAGTGCCCACCTCCGCCGCGGCCGTATCGCGTTCCGGCACTGGCGGTGGCAGCGTCCGTTCTGGGCGGGGCTGCTGACCCTCCTGTCCGGAATCCCGATCGGGTACCTGCCGTACAACAACGTGACCTTCGGTCAGCTGGCGATCCGGGTGGGCACCACCGCGGGCGCCGGCGCGCTGATCATCGGCGTGCTGCTGGTAGTGCTGGGCCTGACCATGTGGTTCCAGAGCGCGGTCAGGGTCTTCGCCGGCGTCGCGAGCATCCTGCTCGGCCTGGTGTCCCTCCCGATGACCAACCTCGGGGGTATCGGCGGCTTCCTGCTGGCCATCGTCGGCGGCGGCATGGCCGTCTCCTGGGCGCCCGGCACCCCGGCGCCCGACGTGCCCGGCCAGAAGGCGGAGCTGCCCGACGGCTCCCCGCGGCCCGAGGGCGGCGCGGTGGACCCCGGCTGGCCCGCCCCCACCGGACCCGCGGCCGACGCGGACCCGTTCACACAGCCCGAACCGGTGCACGCCGGTGCGCGGGCCGACGAAGAGACCACCGAGGAGAACGGGAGGCACCGTGCTGGGTGA
- a CDS encoding DUF397 domain-containing protein: protein MRRRPTRSPGKDDVALEATVGDDGMVYIRETEQPDVVAVTTAAKWEAFVKGVMAGEFDHFVAEVAEAVGAAGGEVAAHQRTCCAVHRS from the coding sequence ATTCGTCGCCGACCGACCCGCTCTCCAGGAAAGGACGATGTGGCCCTCGAAGCGACCGTCGGCGACGACGGGATGGTCTACATAAGGGAGACCGAGCAGCCGGACGTGGTGGCTGTGACCACCGCGGCTAAATGGGAGGCGTTCGTCAAGGGCGTCATGGCGGGGGAGTTCGACCACTTCGTTGCGGAAGTGGCCGAGGCGGTAGGTGCGGCCGGCGGGGAGGTCGCCGCTCACCAGCGGACCTGTTGCGCGGTTCACAGGTCCTGA
- a CDS encoding DUF6230 family protein, which produces MESLVRGGTRWRRFAVVMVPSVAATAAIGVALAQGALAASFSVSGQQFKVTAKSLDGTGFEQYGALDVPSGKGPVPVAVSAFTDATIIGLCQSVVIPTPIGDVTLKLKAGPDADHAVVAHNLYIDLDQLDADATFTNINIGVAAGSTKYGPGIDNPKTTDPGSFAQEAEKAYLTDVKQTAWGTSAGTFKLSGLSLRLHMGKDECY; this is translated from the coding sequence ATGGAATCGCTCGTTCGTGGCGGTACTAGATGGCGCCGGTTCGCCGTCGTCATGGTGCCGAGCGTTGCGGCCACCGCCGCGATAGGCGTGGCCCTGGCTCAGGGCGCGCTCGCCGCGTCGTTCAGCGTGTCGGGCCAGCAGTTCAAGGTCACCGCGAAGTCCCTGGACGGCACGGGGTTCGAGCAGTACGGCGCGCTCGACGTGCCCAGCGGCAAGGGGCCCGTCCCCGTCGCGGTGTCGGCGTTCACCGACGCCACCATCATCGGCCTGTGCCAGTCGGTCGTCATCCCGACGCCGATCGGGGACGTGACCCTCAAGCTGAAGGCCGGCCCCGACGCGGATCACGCGGTCGTCGCGCACAACCTCTACATCGACCTCGACCAGCTCGACGCCGACGCGACGTTCACCAACATCAACATCGGTGTCGCGGCCGGATCGACCAAGTACGGGCCGGGGATCGACAACCCGAAGACCACCGACCCGGGCTCCTTCGCCCAGGAGGCCGAGAAGGCCTACCTGACGGATGTCAAGCAGACGGCATGGGGCACCAGCGCGGGCACTTTCAAGCTCTCAGGGCTGAGCCTGCGTCTGCACATGGGCAAGGACGAGTGCTACTAG
- a CDS encoding acetate kinase, producing MSGATRVLVLNSGSSSVKYQLIDMDGGERLAAGVVERIGEPGGIADHAQALREAAVELKARGLGLDSPALAAVGHRVVHGGTRFTAPTLITDEVLAGIEDLVPLAPLHNPANITGIKVARELRPDLPQVAVFDTAFHATIPEAAARYAIDTATAERYGIRRYGFHGTSHAYVSRATAALLGRDPADVNVIVLHLGNGASASAVRGGVCVDTSMGLTPLEGLVMGTRSGDLDPAVVFHLERVGGMGTDEIDALLNKKSGLLGLCGDNDMREIGRRMAEGDKAAQLAFDVYVHRLRRYVGAFTAVLGQVDAITFTAGVGENSAAVREAALSGLHNFGVTMDPVRNAVRGAAARLVSADSSRIAVAVVPTDEELEIARDTYALAVQDD from the coding sequence ATGAGCGGGGCCACCAGGGTGCTGGTGCTGAACTCCGGTTCCTCGTCGGTGAAATACCAGCTCATCGACATGGACGGCGGGGAGCGGCTGGCCGCGGGTGTGGTGGAGCGGATCGGCGAGCCCGGCGGGATCGCCGACCACGCGCAGGCGCTGCGCGAGGCGGCGGTCGAGCTGAAGGCCCGCGGGCTCGGCCTGGACTCCCCCGCGCTGGCCGCGGTCGGCCACCGGGTGGTGCACGGCGGCACGCGCTTCACCGCGCCGACCCTGATCACCGACGAGGTGCTGGCGGGTATCGAGGACCTGGTGCCGCTGGCGCCGCTGCACAACCCGGCGAACATCACCGGGATCAAGGTCGCCCGCGAGCTGCGGCCCGACCTGCCGCAGGTCGCGGTCTTCGACACCGCCTTCCACGCCACGATCCCCGAGGCGGCCGCGCGCTATGCCATCGACACCGCGACCGCCGAGCGCTACGGCATCCGCCGCTACGGCTTCCACGGCACCTCCCACGCGTACGTCTCCCGCGCGACGGCGGCGCTGCTGGGCCGGGACCCCGCCGACGTGAACGTGATCGTGCTGCACCTGGGCAACGGCGCCTCGGCCTCCGCGGTGCGCGGCGGGGTGTGCGTCGACACCTCGATGGGGCTGACCCCGCTGGAGGGCCTGGTCATGGGCACCCGCTCGGGCGACCTGGACCCCGCGGTGGTCTTCCACCTGGAGCGGGTCGGCGGGATGGGCACCGACGAGATCGACGCGCTGCTCAACAAGAAGTCCGGGCTGCTCGGCCTGTGCGGCGACAACGACATGCGGGAGATCGGCCGCCGGATGGCCGAGGGCGACAAGGCGGCACAGCTGGCCTTCGACGTCTACGTCCACCGGCTGCGCCGCTACGTGGGCGCCTTCACGGCGGTGCTGGGCCAGGTCGACGCGATCACTTTCACCGCAGGCGTCGGCGAGAATTCGGCCGCAGTTCGTGAGGCGGCTTTGTCAGGTCTTCACAATTTCGGTGTCACTATGGATCCAGTGCGCAATGCGGTGCGCGGCGCCGCAGCCCGCCTGGTGTCGGCCGATTCGTCACGGATCGCCGTGGCGGTGGTCCCCACCGACGAGGAGCTCGAGATCGCCCGCGATACTTACGCACTGGCAGTTCAGGATGATTGA
- a CDS encoding tetratricopeptide repeat protein — MQPRNMSMSGVVDLAAVKAAGEAKAKAEQARAQRQDAGADATTASPLVIEVTEATFESDVLQRSAEVPVVISFWADQAEQSKQLNAVLERLAGEYRGRFVLATAEVYANQLLFQQFGVQGVPAVFAVLAGQAMPLFQGLAPEDQVTEVLDQLIAVAEERFGIVGPDVDPGAAPSQEQAPPAPPRPATPQELALTAAHDALDAGDLSGAISAYRDVLSDEPANAEAKLGLAQAELLDRVQGVDPQAARSAAADAPGDVRAQLTAADLDLVGGHVEDAFGRLVDTVRRTFGDDRDTVRLRLLELFEVIGPDDPRVVSARTALARVLF; from the coding sequence ATGCAGCCACGGAACATGTCCATGAGCGGCGTGGTCGACCTCGCCGCGGTGAAGGCGGCCGGTGAGGCCAAGGCGAAGGCCGAGCAGGCCAGGGCGCAGCGGCAGGACGCCGGCGCCGACGCCACCACCGCTTCCCCGCTCGTCATCGAGGTGACCGAGGCGACCTTCGAGAGCGATGTCCTGCAGCGCTCCGCCGAGGTCCCGGTCGTCATCAGCTTCTGGGCCGACCAGGCCGAGCAGAGCAAGCAGCTCAACGCGGTGCTGGAAAGGCTCGCCGGTGAATATCGCGGCCGCTTCGTGCTGGCCACCGCCGAGGTGTACGCCAACCAACTGCTCTTCCAGCAGTTCGGCGTGCAGGGCGTGCCCGCGGTCTTCGCGGTGCTCGCCGGGCAGGCGATGCCGCTCTTCCAGGGCCTGGCCCCGGAAGACCAGGTCACCGAGGTCCTCGACCAGCTGATCGCGGTCGCCGAGGAGCGCTTCGGCATCGTCGGCCCTGACGTCGACCCGGGCGCCGCCCCCTCGCAGGAGCAGGCGCCGCCCGCCCCGCCGCGCCCCGCCACCCCGCAGGAGCTGGCGCTGACCGCCGCGCACGACGCGCTGGACGCCGGCGACCTGAGCGGTGCCATCAGCGCCTACCGTGACGTCCTGTCCGACGAGCCGGCCAATGCCGAGGCCAAGCTGGGCCTCGCTCAGGCCGAACTGCTCGACCGGGTGCAGGGCGTCGACCCGCAGGCCGCCCGCAGCGCCGCGGCCGACGCGCCGGGCGATGTGCGGGCGCAGCTGACCGCGGCCGACCTCGACCTGGTCGGCGGTCATGTGGAGGACGCCTTCGGCCGGCTGGTGGACACCGTCCGCCGCACCTTCGGCGACGATCGCGACACCGTACGGCTGCGGCTGCTCGAACTGTTCGAGGTCATCGGCCCCGACGACCCCCGGGTGGTCAGCGCGCGCACCGCGTTGGCCAGGGTGCTGTTCTGA
- the pta gene encoding phosphate acetyltransferase, protein MTRSVYVTGIGRGDGRQVVELGVMELLTRQVDRVGIYRPMVHDAPDRIFELLRSRYRLAQDPATVFGMGYEEAAALQAEQGQEALTARLVEGYLRVAEDYDTVLILGSDFAGTNLPAELGVNARLANECGASVLPVIGGRAQSAESVAAEVRNAHHAYTNLGCDVIAMVANRVDPAEVAEAAQLLGRAPDVPVYVLPDEPALAAPTVAQIAETLGAEVLLGDDAGLARDALDFVFGGAMLPTFLSKLTPGCVVVTPGDRADLIIGSLAAHSAGSPPIAGVLLTLDEKPGPDILALANRLAPGTPVIAVATGSFTTAAGLFTLDGKLGAGTPRKAETALGLFETHVDTAELTERLSVARSSRVTPMMFEHALLERARADKRRIVLPEGAEERILRAAEVLLRRGVCELTLLGEEDAVRKKAGDLGIALDDPGLLIVDPQTSPLRERFATLYAELRAHRGVSYELAYDVVADVSYFGTLMVQEGLADGMVSGAVHSTAATIRPAFEIIKTRPGAAIVSSVFFMCLADKVLVYGDCAVNPDPDAEQLADIAIQAAATAARFDVEPRIAMLSYSTGTSGSGADVDKVRAATELVRERRPELLVEGPIQYDAAVAPSVAATKMPGSAVAGQATVLVFPDLNTGNNTYKAVQRSAGAVAVGPVLQGLRKPVNDLSRGALVQDIVNTVAITAIQAQQGESV, encoded by the coding sequence GTGACGCGCAGCGTCTATGTCACGGGGATCGGCCGCGGGGACGGCCGCCAGGTCGTCGAGCTGGGGGTGATGGAGCTGCTGACCCGGCAGGTGGACCGGGTCGGGATCTACCGCCCGATGGTGCACGACGCCCCCGACCGGATCTTCGAGCTGCTGCGCAGCCGCTACCGGCTGGCGCAGGACCCGGCGACGGTCTTCGGCATGGGCTACGAGGAGGCCGCCGCACTCCAGGCCGAGCAGGGGCAGGAGGCGCTGACGGCCCGGCTGGTCGAGGGCTACCTGAGGGTCGCCGAGGACTACGACACGGTGCTGATCCTCGGTTCCGACTTCGCCGGCACCAACCTGCCGGCCGAACTGGGGGTCAACGCCCGGCTGGCCAACGAGTGCGGCGCGTCGGTGCTGCCGGTGATCGGCGGGCGGGCGCAGAGCGCCGAGTCGGTGGCCGCGGAGGTGCGCAACGCGCACCACGCCTACACCAACCTGGGCTGCGACGTGATCGCGATGGTCGCCAACCGGGTGGACCCGGCCGAGGTCGCGGAGGCCGCGCAGCTGCTCGGCCGCGCCCCGGACGTGCCGGTGTACGTGCTCCCCGACGAGCCGGCGCTGGCCGCTCCGACGGTGGCGCAGATCGCCGAGACGCTGGGCGCCGAGGTGCTGCTGGGCGACGACGCGGGGCTGGCCAGGGACGCGCTGGACTTCGTCTTCGGCGGGGCGATGCTGCCGACCTTCCTGTCGAAGCTGACCCCGGGGTGTGTCGTGGTCACCCCCGGCGACCGGGCCGATCTGATCATCGGGTCGCTGGCCGCGCACTCGGCGGGCTCGCCTCCGATCGCCGGGGTGCTGCTGACGCTGGACGAGAAGCCGGGCCCCGACATCCTGGCGCTGGCCAACCGGCTCGCCCCCGGCACCCCGGTGATCGCGGTCGCGACCGGTTCCTTCACCACCGCGGCCGGCCTCTTCACCCTGGACGGCAAGCTCGGCGCGGGCACCCCGCGCAAGGCGGAGACCGCGCTGGGCCTGTTCGAGACCCACGTGGACACCGCCGAGCTGACCGAGCGGCTCTCGGTCGCGCGCTCCTCGCGGGTCACCCCGATGATGTTCGAGCACGCGCTGCTGGAGCGGGCGCGGGCCGACAAGCGGCGGATCGTCCTGCCGGAAGGGGCCGAGGAGCGCATCCTGCGGGCCGCCGAGGTGCTGCTGCGCCGGGGTGTGTGCGAGCTGACGCTGCTGGGCGAGGAGGACGCCGTACGCAAGAAGGCCGGCGACCTCGGCATCGCGCTGGACGACCCGGGCCTGCTCATCGTCGACCCGCAGACCTCGCCGCTGCGGGAGCGGTTCGCCACCCTCTACGCGGAGCTGCGGGCGCACCGCGGGGTGAGCTACGAGCTGGCCTACGACGTGGTCGCCGACGTGTCCTACTTCGGCACCCTGATGGTCCAGGAGGGCCTGGCCGACGGCATGGTGTCGGGCGCGGTGCACTCCACCGCCGCGACCATCAGGCCGGCCTTCGAGATCATCAAGACCCGGCCGGGCGCGGCGATCGTCTCGTCGGTCTTCTTCATGTGCCTGGCCGACAAGGTCCTGGTCTACGGCGACTGCGCGGTCAATCCCGACCCTGACGCCGAGCAGCTGGCGGACATCGCGATCCAGGCCGCCGCCACCGCGGCCCGCTTCGACGTGGAGCCGCGGATCGCGATGCTGTCGTATTCGACCGGGACCTCAGGCAGCGGCGCCGACGTCGACAAGGTGCGGGCCGCCACCGAGCTGGTCCGCGAGCGGCGCCCCGAGCTGCTGGTGGAGGGCCCGATCCAGTACGACGCGGCCGTGGCGCCGTCGGTCGCGGCCACCAAGATGCCGGGCTCCGCGGTCGCCGGGCAGGCGACGGTCCTGGTCTTCCCCGACCTGAACACCGGGAACAACACCTACAAGGCGGTCCAGCGCTCGGCCGGCGCGGTCGCGGTCGGCCCGGTCCTCCAGGGCCTGCGCAAACCGGTCAACGACCTGTCGCGGGGCGCGCTGGTGCAGGACATCGTCAACACGGTCGCGATCACCGCGATCCAGGCACAGCAGGGGGAGTCGGTATGA